A genomic stretch from Telopea speciosissima isolate NSW1024214 ecotype Mountain lineage chromosome 7, Tspe_v1, whole genome shotgun sequence includes:
- the LOC122668645 gene encoding uncharacterized mitochondrial protein AtMg00810-like produces the protein MAITRSDASLIQDVQHMLHQQFHIKDLGQLKYFYGIEVARSSIGLYLCQQKYVLDILDDCGYTGAQPVDTPMEQNLKLSNDTGDLLADSSSYCRLVGRLIYLMVTRPDIIHTVNILSQFMHQPQHHHLDAAHCLLRYLKTNPRQGLHYRSDSTLDLYVNCDSNWANCPMTRRSTIGYCVLLSSSLISWKTKKQHTISQSSAEAKYRAMAVATCELIWLTYLLRDIGLPHRPLVPLYCDNQAALHIAANLVFYERTKHIEIDCHLVRE, from the coding sequence atggcTATTACTAGGTCTGATGCTTCTTTAATTCAAGATGTTCAACATATGCTTCACCAGCAATTTCACATTAAAGATCTGGGGCAACTTAAATACTTTTATGGTATAGAGGTGGCTCGTTCCAGCATTGGTTTATATCTTTGTCAAcaaaaatatgttcttgacaTTTTGGACGATTGTGGCTACACTGGTGCCCAGCCCGTTGACACACCCATGGAGCAAAATTTGAAGTTATCCAATGATACAGGTGATCTCCTTGCGGATTCGTCTTCTTATTGTCGTTTGGTTGGACGACTGATATATCTAATGGTCACTCGTCCTGATATCATTCATACTGTCAATATTttgagtcaattcatgcatcaaCCCCAACACCATCACCTTGATGCTGCTCACTGTTTGTTACGATATCTCAAAACAAATCCAAGACAAGGGCTCCATTACCGTTCTGACAGTACACTTGACCTCTACGTCAATTGTGATTCAAATTGGGCCAACTGTCCCATGACTCGCCGTTCAACCATTGGCTACTGTGTATTATTGAGTTCCAGCCTTATTTCTTGGAAGACTAAGAAGCAACACACAATTTCTCAATCCTCTGCCGAAGCTAAGTATCGAGCAATGGCTGTTGCGACCTGTGAATTAATATGGCTCACATATTTACTACGCGACATTGGGCTGCCACACCGCCCTCTCGTTCCGttatattgtgataatcaagcagcTCTCCACATTGCTGCCAATCTTGTCTTTTATGAACGAACCAAGCACATCGAAATTGATTGTCACCTTGTTCGTGAATGA